A window of the Brassica napus cultivar Da-Ae chromosome C5, Da-Ae, whole genome shotgun sequence genome harbors these coding sequences:
- the LOC106447264 gene encoding NDR1/HIN1-like protein 13 — translation MTDDRVYPASKPPGAAATANPTFPANKAQLYNANRPAYRQPASRRRTHSRGCCCRCCCWTTFVIILLILLAAAASAVVYLIYRPRQPSFTVSSLKVSSLNFTSANHLTTAISLSVIAKNPNKNVGFNYDVTDITVYKTSPGDDDVVIGKGSIPSFVHGKKNTTLLKSTIGSPPGDLDELSAGKLKGELKAKKAVAIKIVLDTKVKVKMGSVKSPKSGIRVTCEGIKAAAPSGKKATTAATSAAKCKVDLRIKIWKFTF, via the coding sequence ATGACAGACGACAGAGTTTACCCGGCGTCGAAACCTCCCGGCGCAGCAGCCACCGCCAACCCAACTTTCCCGGCGAATAAAGCTCAGCTCTACAACGCAAACCGCCCCGCTTACCGTCAACCAGCCTCCCGCCGCCGCACGCATAGCCGCGGATGCTGCTGCCGCTGCTGCTGCTGGACGACTTTCGTGATCATCCTCCTGATCCTCCTCGCCGCCGCCGCGTCCGCCGTCGTGTACCTAATCTACCGTCCTCGACAACCGAGCTTCACCGTCTCTTCCCTCAAAGTCTCCTCTCTCAACTTCACCTCCGCCAACCACCTCACCACCGCCATATCCCTCTCCGTCATCGCCAAGAACCCGAACAAAAACGTCGGGTTCAACTACGACGTCACCGACATCACGGTCTACAAAACCTCTCCAGGAGACGATGACGTCGTCATCGGCAAAGGCTCGATCCCGTCGTTTGTCCACGGGAAGAAGAACACGACTCTGCTGAAATCGACGATCGGGAGTCCCCCGGGAGATCTTGATGAGCTGTCGGCGGGGAAGCTTAAGGGAGAGCTGAAGGCGAAGAAAGCGGTGGCGATTAAGATTGTGCTTGATACGAAGGTGAAGGTGAAGATGGGGTCTGTGAAAAGTCCTAAGTCGGGGATTAGGGTTACTTGCGAAGGGATTAAAGCGGCGGCTCCGTCCGGGAAGAAGGCGACGACGGCTGCTACCTCCGCCGCTAAGTGTAAGGTTGATCTTAGGATCAAGATCTGGAAATTCACTTTTTAA